One segment of Rhipicephalus sanguineus isolate Rsan-2018 chromosome 6, BIME_Rsan_1.4, whole genome shotgun sequence DNA contains the following:
- the LOC125758903 gene encoding uncharacterized protein LOC125758903, with protein MASSAWSSCPERWLADAAMALNLKLKLQAQLTGPALAAITRLDVSGNALSELPGCVFASLPSLRLLAAGQNKLATLPDVVSAPLLEELQLQDNRLETVPGTLFQLPSLHTLDLSNNKLQVLQRSCGERPGYEI; from the exons ATGGCCAGCAGTGCCTGGAGCAGTTGTCCCGAGCGTTGGCTGGCGGATGCCGCCATGGCGCTCAACCTCAAGCTCAAGCTGCAGGCGCAGCTGACGGGTCCCGCGCTGGCCGCCATAACTCGCCTGGATGTGTCTGGGAACGCCTTGTCCGAGCTGCCTGGCTGCGTGTTTGCGTCCCTGCCATCGCTGCGCTTGCTGGCAGCTGGACAGAACAAACTAGCCACATTACCCGATGTGGTCTCCGCTCCACTACTCGAAGAACTGCAGCTGCAGGACAACCGGTTAGAGACAGTTCCGGGGACCCTGTTCCAGCTGCCGTCCCTTCATACACTTGACCTGTCCAACAACAAATTGCAG GTGCTTCAGAGGAGCTGTGGGGAGCGCCCCGGTTACGAGATCTGA